A region from the Cellvibrio sp. PSBB006 genome encodes:
- a CDS encoding VC0807 family protein, with product MTQPIMTPVMTMTETVSDNKVENTVNSDNSSPNTTGSPDKTNARKPKKENLLFNILLNIVIPTLILMKLSGEQHLGTQWAVVVALAFPITYGLRDFFINRKFNIFSALGFISVLLTGGISLLQLDPQYIAIKEAAIPGLIGLVTLISIKTPYPLVKTFLYNDTVLKVDKIAAALKQNGTEAAFEKTLKNASFLVAGSFFLSSALNYILAKMLVVSAPGTEAFNAELGKMTALSFPVIALPVTIFMMGAMYYLFRNIHRLTQLTLEDIINDGSAN from the coding sequence ATGACGCAACCTATTATGACACCGGTAATGACAATGACTGAAACCGTTTCTGACAACAAAGTGGAAAATACCGTGAATTCCGACAACTCTTCTCCAAATACCACGGGTTCGCCGGATAAAACCAACGCGCGCAAACCGAAAAAAGAAAACCTGCTGTTCAATATTCTGTTGAATATTGTGATTCCCACCTTGATCCTGATGAAACTCAGCGGCGAACAGCATTTGGGGACACAGTGGGCCGTGGTGGTTGCGCTCGCCTTTCCGATTACTTACGGTTTGCGCGACTTTTTCATCAATCGCAAATTTAATATTTTCTCAGCGCTGGGTTTTATCAGCGTGCTGCTTACCGGCGGCATCAGCCTGCTGCAACTGGACCCGCAATATATTGCGATCAAGGAAGCCGCCATCCCCGGCCTGATCGGCCTTGTGACATTGATTTCGATTAAAACACCCTATCCTCTCGTCAAAACCTTTCTCTACAACGACACCGTTCTGAAGGTCGACAAGATTGCGGCGGCGCTCAAGCAAAACGGCACCGAAGCAGCCTTCGAAAAAACCTTGAAAAACGCTTCCTTTCTGGTCGCCGGTTCGTTCTTTTTATCATCCGCACTGAACTATATCCTGGCGAAGATGTTGGTGGTCAGTGCGCCAGGCACCGAAGCCTTCAATGCGGAGCTGGGCAAGATGACAGCGCTCAGCTTTCCAGTTATTGCACTGCCGGTCACCATCTTCATGATGGGAGCAATGTATTACCTGTTCCGCAATATTCATCGGCTTACCCAACTGACGCTCGAAGACATTATCAACGATGGCAGCGCCAACTGA
- the scpB gene encoding SMC-Scp complex subunit ScpB, translating into MTIENTDEITSELDEFEPDNENLEESGREEDRDEDVDEGSEEDSPAVNPHSLSVDQEQLRKIIEGALLAAGQPLTVARLLELFDEKVAPTKEEVLAALQAIETACEERGFELKEVASGWRFQVREGLAPWVNRMWEEKPQKYSRALLETLSLIAYRQPITRGDIEEIRGVAVSSHIMKTLMEREWVKVVGHRDVPGRPSLYATTRQFLDYFNLKSLEDLPSLSEIRDLDEMNPVLNLGGDEEGLGEPDTDAPIPDNPDAATEDAATEDSLEEFVEGEDAFEVIEDSPQDLVDDKATLSDTTDTNPAADAANEDEEPRND; encoded by the coding sequence ATGACCATAGAAAATACTGACGAAATTACATCGGAACTCGACGAATTCGAGCCGGACAATGAAAACCTGGAAGAGAGCGGTCGCGAAGAAGATCGTGATGAGGACGTGGATGAAGGTAGCGAGGAAGACAGCCCCGCCGTCAACCCCCATTCGCTCTCCGTTGACCAGGAACAATTGCGCAAGATTATCGAAGGTGCGCTGCTCGCAGCAGGTCAGCCGCTGACCGTGGCGCGGCTGCTGGAATTATTTGATGAAAAAGTCGCACCCACCAAAGAAGAGGTATTGGCTGCTTTGCAGGCGATAGAAACCGCTTGTGAGGAGCGCGGCTTCGAGCTGAAAGAAGTCGCGTCCGGTTGGCGTTTCCAGGTGCGTGAGGGGCTTGCTCCCTGGGTCAATCGTATGTGGGAAGAGAAACCGCAAAAATACTCCCGTGCGCTGCTGGAAACCCTGTCGTTGATTGCCTATCGTCAACCGATTACCCGTGGTGATATTGAGGAAATTCGTGGTGTCGCGGTGAGTTCGCACATCATGAAAACATTGATGGAGCGTGAGTGGGTCAAGGTCGTCGGCCATCGCGATGTGCCGGGGCGGCCATCACTTTATGCCACCACACGCCAGTTTCTCGATTACTTCAACCTGAAAAGCCTGGAAGACCTGCCATCCTTAAGCGAAATTCGCGATCTGGATGAAATGAACCCCGTGCTCAATCTGGGTGGCGATGAGGAAGGATTAGGTGAGCCGGATACCGATGCGCCTATCCCGGATAACCCTGACGCTGCTACTGAAGACGCCGCAACCGAAGACAGTCTCGAAGAGTTTGTCGAAGGTGAAGATGCCTTTGAAGTGATTGAAGACTCGCCCCAGGACCTTGTCGATGACAAGGCGACGCTGAGCGACACAACAGACACCAACCCTGCGGCAGACGCCGCGAATGAGGACGAGGAGCCTCGCAACGACTAA
- a CDS encoding YciI family protein, with amino-acid sequence MLYAIISEDVTDSLALRKSARPDHLARLQALKDAGRLVLAGPHPLIDSDNPGDAGFSGSLIVAEFPSLQDAEAWAAADPYVAAGVYQKVIVKPFKKVLP; translated from the coding sequence ATGCTTTACGCCATCATCAGCGAAGACGTTACCGACAGTTTGGCTTTACGCAAAAGTGCGCGCCCGGATCACCTTGCGCGCCTGCAAGCACTTAAAGATGCCGGGCGTCTTGTACTGGCTGGACCACACCCCTTGATCGATTCCGATAACCCCGGCGATGCCGGCTTTAGTGGCAGTTTGATTGTGGCTGAATTTCCATCCTTACAGGATGCCGAAGCCTGGGCCGCCGCCGACCCCTATGTAGCAGCCGGGGTTTACCAAAAGGTTATCGTCAAGCCGTTTAAAAAAGTTTTGCCATAA
- a CDS encoding TIGR04211 family SH3 domain-containing protein, with protein MKKNLLIPPSMRLALICSLISVVVSLNVFAQANVRYISDVMYVPLRAGMSNNTEVVKAALTSGTRLRLVREEQDASNDAWALVETTDGVQGWIRTQHLINEPTAAIKLERVNAQLAKASSSAKEALERQKAHDQLQVEHETLQQEYQALIENTESLRQTSAAAVDLEQENQRIHENNQLLQTRVDVLQAENEQLRDAERYNQWVYGAGLLICGVILSFLLQALGKRKRQSEWR; from the coding sequence GTGAAAAAAAACCTGCTTATTCCGCCATCAATGCGCCTGGCTTTGATTTGCTCACTGATCTCGGTGGTGGTTTCACTGAATGTGTTTGCGCAAGCCAATGTGCGCTACATTTCTGACGTGATGTATGTGCCGCTACGTGCCGGCATGAGTAACAACACGGAAGTCGTAAAGGCGGCGCTGACCAGCGGAACACGTTTGCGTCTGGTTCGCGAAGAACAGGACGCGAGCAATGACGCCTGGGCATTGGTGGAGACAACCGATGGGGTACAAGGTTGGATTCGTACCCAGCACCTGATTAATGAACCGACAGCGGCCATTAAGCTTGAGCGGGTCAATGCCCAATTGGCTAAAGCCTCATCCTCGGCGAAAGAAGCTCTGGAACGCCAAAAAGCACACGATCAATTACAGGTCGAACATGAAACCTTGCAGCAGGAATATCAAGCGCTAATAGAGAACACAGAGAGCCTGCGTCAAACCTCCGCTGCGGCAGTGGATCTGGAGCAAGAAAACCAGCGTATCCACGAAAATAATCAGTTGTTACAAACGCGAGTGGATGTATTGCAAGCGGAGAACGAGCAATTGCGCGATGCTGAGCGCTACAACCAGTGGGTATATGGTGCGGGCTTGTTAATTTGTGGGGTCATTTTGTCTTTCCTGTTACAAGCGCTGGGCAAACGCAAGCGGCAGTCAGAATGGCGTTGA
- a CDS encoding GGDEF domain-containing protein, with protein sequence MVKNARSETAQGEYSAAPSAIPHLSAPELLEARNKLMQGLQINQEPREIIAVFFSHLENILGAQGLRYHFNHDETLKLGREAVHHCDYRLNVAESYLGEVVLSRSKRFADEELALLESLLAHLVYPLRNALRYQDAIALALQDPLTGLGNRIALDKALRQELQLAERYDQDLSLLMIDIDHFKLINDKHGHSRGDQVLREVASRIQTVCRESDITFRYGGEEFVVLLRKTGASGALIIAERLRREIAKLRFGEEKDSFATTVSIGVGSRGRDKEKIDAIFERADKALYYAKANGRNCIMNLQAAS encoded by the coding sequence ATGGTGAAAAACGCACGGAGCGAAACTGCTCAGGGCGAATATTCTGCTGCCCCGTCCGCAATACCTCACCTTTCAGCGCCGGAGCTGCTTGAAGCGCGCAACAAACTTATGCAGGGATTACAAATCAATCAGGAGCCGCGCGAGATTATTGCTGTGTTCTTTTCTCACCTGGAAAACATTCTGGGTGCACAAGGGCTGCGTTATCACTTCAACCATGATGAAACACTGAAACTGGGTCGCGAGGCCGTTCATCATTGCGACTATCGATTAAATGTCGCCGAAAGTTATTTGGGTGAGGTTGTCCTTAGCCGCAGCAAACGTTTTGCGGATGAGGAACTTGCTTTGCTTGAGAGTCTTTTGGCTCATTTGGTGTATCCCTTACGCAATGCACTCCGTTACCAGGACGCCATCGCTTTAGCCCTGCAAGATCCATTGACCGGACTGGGAAATCGCATTGCCCTGGATAAAGCCTTGCGCCAGGAACTGCAACTGGCCGAGCGCTATGACCAGGATCTGTCATTATTGATGATTGATATCGATCACTTCAAATTGATCAACGACAAACATGGCCACAGTCGCGGCGACCAGGTGCTGCGAGAAGTTGCGAGTAGAATTCAAACTGTATGTCGGGAATCAGATATCACCTTTCGTTACGGCGGTGAAGAATTTGTTGTACTGCTGAGGAAAACCGGCGCCAGCGGTGCGTTGATTATCGCGGAAAGACTGCGGCGTGAAATTGCTAAATTGCGCTTCGGTGAGGAAAAAGACAGCTTTGCCACCACCGTGAGTATCGGTGTAGGAAGCCGGGGACGCGATAAAGAAAAAATCGATGCAATATTTGAGCGAGCAGACAAGGCGCTTTACTACGCTAAAGCCAACGGTCGCAATTGCATCATGAATTTGCAGGCGGCGAGCTGA
- a CDS encoding ATP-binding protein: MTRLYLKIFITFWLITALIIVATNVVVHWFDMTPDRMQRSIDRDEEPAKRLLFQMTGAAINRNTKQVMQDMRSMPAWSTRFFYVVDKDNRDLLDRPLPPGVLVLLPKLTSRHPYDKVQDRNRKLFGRYITLNDGNSVKLITISPGRDDGSDRDILWEMFIENIWPLLLVSILISGSACFFLARHFTRSLNTLQKATQQIARGDLSVRVGKQFSGRNDEIAALGRDFDHMTERLEKAMLEQKRLIKDVSHELRSPLARLQIALGLAQQRSNGSVDKELARIKQAADYLNNVISDILALPVLDNGEWELDDALDIQVLLETLLENYRQDAEDKHIDLKLSSTVDEALVQTHGNMLIGVFENILRNALHYTPQGGSITLDLHYLDSDQQYIVHTCDSGPGVPENALEDIFEPFFRTDQARDRESGGYGLGLAIAQRTVALHKGKISARNLINGGLCVSVQIPAEKKT, encoded by the coding sequence ATGACCCGCCTGTATCTCAAGATATTTATCACCTTCTGGTTGATTACCGCCCTGATTATTGTGGCCACTAACGTCGTCGTGCATTGGTTCGACATGACACCGGACCGCATGCAACGCTCAATTGATCGCGACGAAGAGCCGGCCAAACGCCTGCTGTTTCAAATGACCGGTGCGGCGATCAATCGCAATACCAAACAGGTGATGCAGGACATGCGTAGCATGCCCGCATGGTCCACCCGTTTTTTCTATGTGGTGGACAAAGACAACCGCGATCTGCTGGATCGCCCCCTGCCTCCCGGCGTATTGGTTTTGTTGCCCAAACTCACCAGTCGTCATCCCTACGATAAAGTCCAGGATCGCAATCGCAAATTATTCGGTCGCTACATCACGCTTAACGATGGCAATAGCGTGAAGTTGATCACCATCTCCCCAGGCCGAGATGACGGCTCGGATCGCGACATCCTGTGGGAAATGTTTATCGAGAATATCTGGCCGTTGTTGCTGGTCTCAATACTGATCAGCGGCAGCGCCTGCTTCTTCCTCGCACGCCATTTCACGCGCAGCCTGAATACCTTGCAGAAAGCAACACAACAAATTGCGCGCGGTGATTTAAGTGTGCGGGTCGGCAAGCAATTCTCCGGGCGCAATGATGAAATTGCCGCGCTGGGCCGCGATTTTGACCACATGACCGAGCGCCTTGAAAAAGCCATGCTCGAACAAAAGCGTCTGATTAAAGATGTTTCCCACGAGTTGCGCTCGCCGTTGGCCCGCCTGCAAATCGCCCTGGGTCTCGCCCAGCAACGCAGTAATGGTAGCGTCGATAAGGAACTCGCGCGGATTAAACAAGCGGCAGATTATTTGAATAATGTGATTTCTGACATCCTCGCCCTGCCCGTGCTGGATAACGGTGAATGGGAGTTGGACGACGCGCTGGATATTCAGGTTCTCCTGGAAACCCTGCTGGAAAATTACCGTCAGGATGCCGAAGACAAGCACATTGATCTGAAGTTGAGCTCCACCGTCGACGAAGCACTGGTGCAAACCCACGGCAATATGTTGATCGGTGTGTTCGAGAATATCCTGCGCAACGCGCTGCATTACACCCCCCAGGGGGGCAGTATTACCCTGGATCTGCACTATCTGGACAGCGACCAACAATACATCGTCCACACTTGTGATAGTGGCCCCGGCGTACCGGAAAATGCCCTGGAGGATATCTTCGAGCCATTCTTCCGCACGGATCAGGCCAGGGACCGCGAAAGCGGTGGCTATGGCTTGGGTCTGGCTATTGCCCAGCGGACCGTTGCCCTGCACAAAGGCAAGATCAGCGCCCGCAATCTTATCAATGGCGGCTTGTGCGTCAGCGTGCAAATCCCCGCCGAGAAAAAAACCTAA
- a CDS encoding peptidylprolyl isomerase, with product MQKTMAILLLSLVSSLVAAQQNPQVSLKTDLGTIVIELYPKEAPITVANFLAYVDSKFYDGTIFHRVIPGFVVQGGGMNFEFAGKATRDPIKNESNNGLKNDYKTLSMARTNDPDSATSQFFINLRANPSLDAKENKPGYAVFGKVVEGMDVVEKIVAEPRGMFRAFPDAPNYAVRILSATRLDKSNQSATGQTERKDPLKNNNVSDALVPRS from the coding sequence ATGCAAAAAACAATGGCAATTTTGCTGCTAAGTCTGGTGTCTTCACTGGTGGCTGCACAACAAAACCCTCAGGTGTCTTTAAAAACCGATCTGGGCACTATTGTGATAGAACTTTATCCGAAGGAAGCGCCGATCACCGTGGCAAATTTCCTTGCGTACGTCGACAGTAAATTTTATGACGGCACCATCTTTCATCGCGTCATTCCCGGTTTTGTGGTTCAGGGCGGCGGTATGAATTTTGAATTTGCGGGGAAAGCCACCCGCGATCCAATAAAGAATGAATCCAATAACGGTTTAAAGAACGACTATAAAACCCTGTCAATGGCCCGCACTAACGATCCCGACAGCGCCACCTCGCAATTTTTTATTAACCTGCGAGCCAATCCTTCATTGGATGCCAAAGAAAATAAACCCGGTTACGCCGTTTTCGGTAAGGTCGTGGAAGGCATGGATGTTGTAGAAAAAATTGTGGCTGAGCCACGCGGGATGTTCCGCGCTTTTCCCGACGCGCCCAATTATGCAGTGCGCATCCTCAGCGCTACGCGCCTGGACAAAAGCAATCAAAGTGCAACAGGTCAAACGGAAAGGAAAGACCCACTGAAAAACAACAATGTCAGTGACGCGCTGGTGCCACGCTCATGA
- a CDS encoding pseudouridine synthase, whose protein sequence is MSVDHGAASGAATGNAGDEKLQKVLARAGLGSRREMERAIEGGAVKVNDQIAKLGDRVTPADKIFFNGQRVATRTDMSRRRVILYNKPEGEICSRSDPEGRRTVYDSLPPIKGERWISVGRLDFNTSGLLLFTNDGELANKLMHPSSVIDREYLVRIQGTVDDEMKERLLEGVLLEDGVARFTDIVEGAGESRNRWFYCVVMEGRNREVRRLWESQGVKVSRLKRVRYGNIFIPSHVRVGQWMELTEKEIYDLCLTAGFDKGSLGKPTPPTRDEAIKLQRHEKRLRAASAPRRPVVPPRKKQPE, encoded by the coding sequence GTGTCTGTCGATCATGGGGCTGCCAGTGGCGCGGCGACTGGCAATGCCGGCGATGAGAAGCTTCAGAAGGTATTGGCTCGTGCAGGGCTGGGTTCCCGACGCGAGATGGAGCGTGCGATCGAGGGCGGGGCGGTCAAGGTGAATGATCAGATTGCCAAACTGGGTGATCGGGTCACCCCCGCCGACAAGATATTTTTTAATGGTCAACGGGTCGCCACCCGGACCGACATGTCCCGCCGCCGCGTTATTCTTTACAACAAACCGGAGGGCGAGATTTGCTCGCGCTCAGACCCGGAAGGGCGCCGCACGGTTTATGACAGCCTGCCACCCATTAAAGGCGAGCGTTGGATCTCCGTAGGACGACTCGACTTCAACACCAGCGGCTTACTGCTGTTTACCAACGACGGTGAGTTGGCCAATAAGCTGATGCACCCTTCATCAGTGATCGACCGCGAATACCTGGTGCGCATTCAGGGAACGGTGGATGACGAGATGAAAGAGCGTTTGCTGGAAGGCGTGTTGCTGGAAGATGGCGTTGCACGTTTTACCGATATCGTTGAGGGTGCGGGCGAGTCGCGCAACCGCTGGTTCTATTGTGTCGTGATGGAAGGACGCAATCGTGAAGTGCGGCGTTTGTGGGAATCCCAGGGCGTTAAAGTCAGCCGACTCAAGCGCGTGCGATACGGCAATATTTTTATTCCTTCCCATGTGCGCGTCGGGCAGTGGATGGAGTTAACTGAAAAGGAAATTTACGACTTGTGCCTTACGGCCGGTTTTGATAAAGGCAGTTTGGGCAAGCCCACCCCGCCGACACGAGACGAAGCCATCAAGCTCCAACGCCATGAAAAACGCTTGCGGGCCGCTTCGGCGCCGCGCCGGCCCGTTGTTCCGCCTCGTAAAAAACAGCCTGAATAA
- a CDS encoding PHP domain-containing protein: MIFDLHCHSNQSDGILSPDALLSRAKAKGVDVLALTDHDTIAGLASARQAASQQGVQLINGIEFSSQWGRNGAHIVGLGVDTASSSLRDAITAQQDARTQRALAIAERLQKAGFSDALEGAQTLAGDALVGRPHFAQWLVNIGAVANMNAAFKKYLGAGKPADVKYQWPVMSTVIEWIHAAAGVAVLAHPCKYDLTRTKMCALIGDFAAAGGDALEVISGQQAAGVAEDLARIAEANQLYASCGSDFHMPDQPWQELGNFGVLPTRCRPVWQLLGFQA; this comes from the coding sequence TTGATTTTTGATCTTCACTGTCACAGTAATCAGTCGGACGGTATTTTAAGCCCTGATGCCTTGTTGTCGAGGGCTAAAGCGAAAGGCGTCGACGTACTGGCGTTGACAGATCACGATACCATAGCCGGTTTGGCGAGCGCCCGGCAAGCGGCCAGTCAACAAGGTGTGCAGCTTATCAATGGAATCGAATTTTCCAGCCAGTGGGGCCGGAATGGCGCGCATATTGTGGGACTGGGTGTAGATACTGCAAGTTCCTCATTACGAGATGCCATTACCGCTCAACAGGATGCCCGTACCCAACGCGCGCTGGCGATTGCAGAACGCCTGCAAAAAGCCGGCTTTTCCGATGCGCTGGAGGGCGCGCAAACCTTGGCTGGTGATGCGTTGGTGGGGCGCCCTCATTTTGCCCAATGGTTAGTGAATATCGGTGCTGTAGCTAATATGAATGCGGCATTCAAGAAATATCTCGGTGCCGGAAAGCCTGCCGATGTGAAATATCAGTGGCCTGTGATGTCCACTGTTATTGAATGGATTCACGCTGCGGCAGGGGTTGCGGTGTTAGCGCACCCCTGCAAATATGATCTGACGCGAACCAAGATGTGCGCGCTGATCGGTGACTTTGCCGCTGCTGGGGGCGATGCGTTGGAAGTTATCAGCGGTCAACAGGCTGCCGGCGTCGCAGAGGATCTAGCGCGTATCGCTGAAGCGAATCAACTTTATGCATCTTGCGGCAGTGATTTTCATATGCCCGACCAACCCTGGCAGGAATTGGGCAATTTCGGTGTATTACCCACGCGTTGCCGCCCGGTATGGCAGCTGTTGGGATTTCAAGCGTAA
- a CDS encoding response regulator transcription factor, producing the protein MNKLLLIDDDKELCQLLNEYLSTEGFVVDMVHDGQQAVDLPNHNQYAAIVLDVMLPIRNGFDVLKQLRQKCQTPVLMLTAKGDTIDRVIGLEIGADDYLPKPCDPRELVARIRAVLRRATPNQAAQQAVERISSDKLTLHLGSRSVTWEDTDVPLTGTEFSVLELLVRSAGQVISKDEMTEQALNRKLTPYDRSIDVHVSNIRKKLTAVGAHKDLIINVRGAGYMLTLNDTE; encoded by the coding sequence ATGAATAAATTGCTTTTGATCGATGACGATAAAGAACTCTGCCAATTACTGAATGAATATCTCTCCACTGAAGGCTTCGTCGTCGACATGGTGCACGATGGACAGCAAGCCGTAGACCTTCCCAACCACAATCAGTACGCCGCTATCGTTCTCGATGTCATGCTGCCCATCCGCAATGGTTTTGATGTGCTCAAACAATTGCGTCAGAAATGCCAGACGCCGGTACTGATGCTCACGGCTAAAGGCGACACGATTGATCGGGTGATCGGTCTGGAGATCGGTGCTGATGATTATCTGCCCAAACCCTGCGACCCGCGCGAGCTGGTTGCACGCATCCGCGCAGTATTGCGTCGGGCTACGCCAAACCAGGCTGCGCAACAGGCGGTGGAGCGGATCAGCTCAGACAAATTGACCCTTCATCTGGGCAGTCGCAGTGTGACCTGGGAAGACACTGATGTGCCTCTGACCGGTACAGAATTCAGTGTGTTGGAGTTATTGGTGCGCAGTGCGGGGCAAGTGATCAGTAAAGATGAAATGACGGAACAGGCATTGAATCGCAAACTGACCCCTTATGATCGCAGTATTGATGTACACGTCAGCAATATCCGCAAAAAACTAACCGCCGTCGGTGCCCACAAGGATTTGATTATCAATGTTCGCGGTGCAGGTTATATGCTTACATTGAACGATACCGAATAA
- a CDS encoding L-threonylcarbamoyladenylate synthase, protein MAQFFQIHPDNPQARLITQAVDIIRKGGLVAYPTDSAYAVGCHIGDKMALDRIRAMRQLDKHHNFTLMCRDLSELATYARVDNRVFRLLKNHTPGPYTFILEGTAEVPRRLMHPKRKTIGLRVPDNKIALALMEELGEPLMTSSLLLPGDEFPLSDPYDIRDTLEHHVELVIDGGYCGIEPTTVIDLTGDTPELIRQGKGDFSDFAAN, encoded by the coding sequence GTGGCGCAGTTTTTTCAGATTCACCCTGATAACCCGCAAGCCCGCCTGATCACTCAGGCGGTAGATATTATCCGTAAAGGTGGGTTGGTTGCCTATCCGACGGATTCTGCCTACGCGGTGGGCTGCCACATTGGCGACAAGATGGCGCTGGATCGCATCCGTGCTATGCGTCAACTCGATAAACATCACAACTTCACCCTGATGTGCCGCGACCTTTCAGAGCTGGCGACTTATGCCCGTGTTGATAATCGGGTTTTTCGGTTATTGAAAAACCATACGCCCGGACCTTATACCTTCATTCTGGAGGGCACCGCCGAAGTGCCACGTCGTTTGATGCACCCTAAACGCAAAACCATCGGATTGCGTGTTCCCGACAACAAGATTGCGCTGGCCTTGATGGAAGAGCTGGGCGAACCTCTGATGACCAGCAGCCTGCTCCTGCCCGGGGATGAATTTCCCCTGAGCGACCCTTACGACATTCGCGATACGCTGGAGCATCACGTTGAACTGGTTATTGATGGCGGCTATTGCGGCATAGAGCCCACCACCGTCATCGACCTGACCGGGGATACACCGGAACTGATTCGCCAGGGTAAAGGTGATTTCTCAGATTTCGCTGCTAATTAA
- a CDS encoding ScpA family protein, protein MTTDSSSTPPAPEAQPGDSHGTPHRPSQAEMPFAMVHGKAYTQLPQDLYIPPDALEVFLEAFEGPLDLLLYLIRRQNIDILDINVSEITSQYMAYVDLMEAHQFELAAEYLVMAAMLAEIKSRMLLPRSAEEEEEGEDPRASLIRRLQEYERFKQAAEDVDKLPRIGRDVYQATAQAPDRNLTRPEPDVELQELLLALSEVLRRADMFESHHVSREKLSTRERMAQVLDKLAHNHFVPFVSLFRIEEGRLGVVVTFLAVMELIKESLVEIVQSESFGPIHVKARMS, encoded by the coding sequence GTGACGACCGATTCGTCTTCCACGCCGCCTGCGCCCGAAGCGCAACCGGGAGATAGCCACGGAACTCCTCATCGCCCCAGTCAGGCTGAAATGCCTTTTGCCATGGTTCACGGCAAGGCCTATACCCAGTTACCTCAGGATCTCTACATCCCGCCGGATGCTCTTGAGGTTTTCCTCGAAGCCTTCGAGGGGCCATTGGATTTACTGCTCTATCTGATCCGGCGCCAGAACATCGATATCCTCGATATCAATGTCTCTGAAATCACCAGTCAATACATGGCCTATGTGGACCTCATGGAAGCGCACCAGTTTGAATTGGCTGCCGAATATCTGGTGATGGCAGCGATGTTGGCGGAAATTAAATCGCGCATGTTGCTGCCGCGTTCGGCGGAAGAAGAGGAAGAGGGTGAAGATCCCCGCGCTTCATTGATTCGCCGTTTGCAGGAATATGAGCGCTTCAAACAGGCTGCTGAAGATGTAGATAAGTTGCCGCGCATCGGACGCGATGTCTATCAGGCTACCGCCCAGGCACCGGACCGTAACCTTACGCGCCCGGAGCCGGATGTTGAATTGCAGGAACTCCTACTGGCACTGTCCGAGGTGCTGCGGCGTGCCGATATGTTTGAAAGTCACCATGTATCACGTGAAAAACTCTCCACCCGTGAACGTATGGCCCAGGTACTGGATAAACTGGCGCACAACCATTTTGTTCCTTTTGTCAGTCTGTTCAGGATTGAAGAAGGGCGCCTGGGGGTTGTGGTGACCTTCCTGGCGGTGATGGAATTAATCAAGGAATCGCTGGTAGAAATTGTACAGAGTGAATCTTTTGGACCAATACACGTAAAAGCTCGCATGTCATGA
- a CDS encoding Spy/CpxP family protein refolding chaperone, whose protein sequence is MNTMKNWRHLITGITTLAVVSLGSYALAEETADPGKDCKGKHSFHQHMKGDRPFEHMARMLELTDEQKQTLAAHKDEQRANYREQRQQVREAQRALHQAVANNADEAEVAILADKLGDLNAQQVIARAKDKQFLLSILTPEQKEKMEQMKSKRKEHWREKAADTRA, encoded by the coding sequence ATGAATACGATGAAAAATTGGCGTCATCTTATCACTGGTATTACCACCCTGGCGGTGGTTTCTTTGGGCAGTTACGCCCTGGCGGAAGAGACCGCAGACCCAGGTAAAGATTGCAAAGGCAAACACAGCTTTCATCAACACATGAAAGGAGACCGCCCATTTGAACACATGGCCAGAATGCTGGAACTCACCGACGAACAAAAACAGACATTAGCCGCACATAAAGATGAGCAACGCGCAAACTATCGTGAACAGCGCCAGCAAGTTCGTGAAGCGCAGCGAGCATTACATCAGGCGGTTGCCAACAACGCGGATGAAGCAGAAGTAGCCATACTGGCGGATAAACTGGGCGACCTGAATGCACAACAAGTGATCGCGCGGGCCAAGGACAAACAGTTTCTGCTCAGCATCCTGACACCGGAACAGAAAGAAAAAATGGAGCAGATGAAATCAAAGCGTAAAGAACACTGGCGCGAAAAAGCGGCTGATACCCGGGCCTGA